Sequence from the Crassostrea angulata isolate pt1a10 chromosome 9, ASM2561291v2, whole genome shotgun sequence genome:
CATAGAAACGCGATACCATAGCTTTGTGAAGGAAATGAACACCTTCATTTTCACTTACTTTCcttaaaacttgaaaaaaaactaaaaccaACACTAAGCTTTGAGTGTCTATTGCATGCgtcatatatacaatttttgtttaaaaattcccTTAAATCTATTaaattttcttgttttatcgcttaaagcaatatgagctgtattttttagaatttcattttgctgtaaaaacctgctagtatgctaAGTCTGTATGTAACATAAaccttttatgataaataaggttggaaaaaatcattaatttttgtcagggGAAAAATATCTCTTCTAAGGAACATacatcaaatcaattttagtgcaggacgacaataattcaatttcgctCCAATTAAGGCTCCCTAACGGctcttttcacaaaaaatttggcgaaaagacatttaaaaaccatgatatttttgtattttaatagaaATTACATTATCTAAATTATCTAACAaatttcatcattaaaattgAAGCTCAAAttgctttaaattttcttgtttAATCGCTAAACATTAACAGAGAGCGTTGTTATGATAAATCATGGCATTATTTATATTCTATTTAATTAAGGTGACGTTCGATAACTTAgatacttaaataaatcaagCCGCATTTCAGTTTAAAGTAAAGattataatgtttttaatactgaGCAACATAGAAAAATAACTCGGTTAATTTTTAGAACGATTTAACATATTCAACAATGATTTGTTCAACAACGtcaataatataaaacatgtaataaaaccaATAATAATAAATCGACACAGAAAGGTATAATTATGTACCTTATTGAAACTACCACATGTTTGACATTCCACGAGTACAAAGTCCCTGAGAATAAATCACTATTCCCTAATTTTGTGTCCGAGAGTACTGCAAAGAGTCCAAAAATTCTCGCAATGGTGTAAAGACATTTTTCCCGCTTGTCTCTGgtttttggaacacctttttGTAGATTTCAGTGTCTCTCCAATTTAGTCCGACCTCCGTGTTTTGCCGAGGACTACGGTCCGTCTGGCCGAAGTAAGACGGGAATGACCAAAGAGCGTTTTTGTTGATGGCGAGATTGGGTCCAAGGTCAAAGTCGTTGATGGCGAGATTGGGTCCAAGGTCAAAGTCGTTGATGGCGAGATTTGGTCCATGGTCAAGTTCGTTGATGGCGAGATTTGGTCCAAGGTCAAAGTCGTTGATGGCGAGATTGGGTCCAAGGTCAAAGTCGTTGATGGAGAGATTGGGTCCAAGGTCAAGTTCGCTGTAATAGGAGAAAGCCTGGGAAGCCAGCAGGGAAGTCAGAAATACTGTACATGTGGACACCATGCTGTCTGCCAGTGTggatctgaaaaataaaaggacACTGATAAAGCGTCTTTAGAATGCTCGATGCAAACCATTAGTAGATTTGATGTTATAAAAGTCGACTTcggatgttttctttaaatgtaTATTACGCATGAACATAAAATAAGTTATACACATACAGGGTATTACGAATATTTAACGTTTGGggaaaaactgaatttaaaaccatgtctttggaaatatttttaaaacatatatttttacaatatataactaaatgatttcaataattttctttctAAGCACTTACATGTTTCTGttgaagttcctgagcttgacTGCCTGGTCTCTTGTGCAGCCTTATATACCAGTacaagtgatcagaaaagtgtcataatttgcaacaaatcatgaattatttctttttaattaataagCAAATTCACTGTCTCCCTAAAACATGTAACATTGATTGATCCCGGTAATCTATTTTCCCCGTCTAACTATTGCGTGATTGATGTGTATTCCGCCCTCATTACAGAAAGAGCTAATTATTAAGAACCCAGATCAAAGATAGATATGCACCTACCACATAGCAAAAACAGATGTCTCTAAACAGCtcgtttctaaaaaaaattatatcataaataccggtaatttattgttttagatGTTCGTGCAAACTAAATATAATGCATTACCACACGACATAATTGCTTTATGCACTGCACGAAAACATATTATAATCTTTGAGAAAGATATTTATAGTTGTTTAAAAGAGTATAAAAGTTTTACTACAGAGTAAAAGATATACATTATAATCAGCCATTACCTTACTTTAGATGTAAGATATATACTTAATTTaactaaattatttgtttattaattttaaatgtacatacaaTGCATTAGTGTTTTTATCATCGTAATATAAAATCATGCATtattaattgcaaaaaatattcaaaagacAGTTTTATGTGATATTGGGttaaaaaaaagtgttgttATGAAGTGTTTGGCAAAAATGTCATTACCTTAAGTGCAACTTATTTGTCAAAAATCATATCAATATGatgtttattataataatcaCTCTCTATACTGCGGTTTTGACTTCCTATTAAGGTCAGTTTTTGAGTTATGCGTTTCTAATAAAGTTAAGTTAAGGATCAACAGGCGACTTCCGATTTCCCTTGTAATAAATTCCaacaattttgaaagaaattaatCGTCCGTTCTTTTTAATGAGTGGTTACGAAgggttttatttacttttgataatCATTTCAAAGCAATCAATCTAATgtctttatgaaaaaaatatgcaaagcaaaaaatgtaatgaacGCAGAAAATAGTCTTTCAGTGAATGATGTTCTAACTTGGCaattcattatatacatgttgTAGATGTAAAACATGGAAACTTAAGCCTTTTCGAGCtcgtattttcattaaaaactttGTTTTCTAGTGTTGGCCTAATGTTTTAGAGGGGTATGTTACAAATCTAATGTTAATTGTTACGTACATCTAGTGGACAGTTGAATTATTGTGTAAATCTTTCACAAATTGAATCGTGATCACATAATGCTGATAATGTCTAACTAACTCTGTCCCGGATCTGTATTGTAATGTTTCGGgcgttgaaaaatatttaaacaaaaaacaagaagTTCATCAACACGTTTGTTTTATTGAAACACTCGGAAGTCCTGTTTAACAAAATGCGGGGCTCACATAACACAAAGCATGACGTAACAGGGGTAATCTCacaaaacaatatcaatattatttcatgtaTCA
This genomic interval carries:
- the LOC128163609 gene encoding uncharacterized protein LOC128163609; amino-acid sequence: MVSTCTVFLTSLLASQAFSYYSELDLGPNLSINDFDLGPNLAINDFDLGPNLAINELDHGPNLAINDFDLGPNLAINDFDLGPNLAINKNALWSFPSYFGQTDRSPRQNTEVGLNWRDTEIYKKVFQKPETSGKNVFTPLREFLDSLQYSRTQN